From Equus przewalskii isolate Varuska chromosome 7, EquPr2, whole genome shotgun sequence, one genomic window encodes:
- the ASXL3 gene encoding putative Polycomb group protein ASXL3 isoform X2: MGSDGILRLSTSALNNEFFAYAAQGWKQRLAEGEFTPEMQLRIRQEIEKEKKTEPWKEKFFERFYGEKLGMSREESMKLTSGPNNDGAESGSSCGTSGLPGLSAQTPLEEQQPKSMKSPTSPEPDFCATLCPMVDAGKDVMAESESEDVLFPEESVIQEEIAEEVETSICECHDENHKTIPEFSEESESPANSHEEPQIAPPEDNLESCVMMNDVLEPLPHIEVKVEEKLESPQEEMSVVIDQLEVCDSLVPSTSSVTQVSDTEHKEPETSTEINTPEIKTGSSSLEGQFPNEGIAVDMELQSDPDEQLSENACVSETSFSSESPGGGCTSLPSPGGETQSTSEESCAPASLETTFCSELSSTENADKYNQRNPTDENLHASLMAEISPISTSPEISEASLMSNLPLTSEASPVSNLPLTSETSPMSDLPLASETSSVSSMLLTSETTFIASLPLPSETSPISNSSMNDRMAHQQRKSPSISEEPLSPQKDEASAPAKPLGESHVSQQKTLSSTPEPIKMGSSSIAPEAFPSEELRNKTLSQQPCKSHAETEKPYPASIPELPSTEMIKVKSHNVLQRTEKKGVSSPLELSVFSEETESKGNELTSAKLQEKQYVLSVDKASYSEGSRNKMHKQGSSQNRLETSHTSKLSEPSKSPDGIRTESRESEISKRKTAEQHSFGICKEKRARIEDDQSTRNISSSSPPEKEQPPREEPRVPPLKIQLSKIGPPFIIKSQPVSKPESRASPSTSVSGGRNTGARTLADIKARAQQARAQREAAAAAAVAAAASIVSGAMGSPAEGGKARTLAHIKEQTKAKLFAKHQARTHLFQNTKEARLPPLCSKEGPPSLEVSSTETKIEGSTGVIIVNPNCRSPSNKSAHLRETTTVLQQSLNPTKLPETATDLSVHSSDENIPVSHLSEKIVSSTSSENSSVPMLFNKNSVPVSVCSTAISGAIKEHPFVSSVDKSSVLMSVDSANTTISACNISMLKTIQGTDTPCIAIIPKCIESTPLPATSEDSSLSSSMDDKQLLISSSSASNLVSSQYTSVPTPSIGNNLPNHLSTSSVLIPPTGINNRFPSEKIAMPGSEEQATISMGTTVRAALSCRDSVAVTDTLVARPPVAMFTGSMLTINSYDNPPKLSAESLDKSSGPRNRADNSGKPQQPPGGFAPAAINRSIPCKVIVDHSTTLTSTLSLTVSIESAEANLDLQSRSVRTEASVQPIACPQVSVISRPEPVANEGVDHGSSFIAGSAAKQDCKTIQVACTSLREVPLVVPDKLNEVTAPSNSFAEQARGPTTFKSEADTTCSNQYNPSNRICWNDDGMRSSGQPLVSHSGSSKQKDYLEQGCPKAVKTEHASYSHMSELHPRNLITNVSLPVKSEPHEVDKGFRMDTEDFPGPELPPPASEAAPSVQQAQNLKAPTSGPMEEAISLSTDTLKRVPSAGSSSCRLSSVEANNPLVTQLLQGNLPLEKVLPQPRLGAKLEINRLPLPLQTTSVGKTAPERSIVEMPSSSPNPDGKGYLAGTLAPLQMRKRENHPKKRVARTVGEHTQVKCEPGKLLGDPDVKGVPCVINSGMNQLGHSQPFKQEWLTKHSMQNRIVHSPEVKQQKRLLPSCSFQQNLFHVDKNGGFHPDAGTSHRQQFYQMPMAARGPIPPAALIQAPAKPPVGCNAFAFSRHLEQKGLGEVGLSSAPHQLRLTNMLSPNMPIKEGDDAGGAAHAMPNKALVHPPPPPPPPPPPPPLALPPPPPPPPPLPPPLPNAEAPSDQKQPPVTMETTKRLSWPQSAGICSNIKSEPLSFEEGLSSSCELGMKQVSYDQNEMKEQLKAFALKNADFSSYLLSEPQKPFTQLAAQKMQVQQQQQLCGNYPTIHFGSTSFKRAASAIEKSIGILGSGSAAATGLPGQNAQMPAQNFADSSNKDELELKCSCRLKAMIVCKGCGAFCHDDCIGPSKLCVACLVVR, from the exons ATGGGAAGTGATGGAATTTTACGCCTCAGTACTTCAGCTCTAAATAATGAATTCTTTGCATATGCAGCACAAGGATGGAAACAGCGACTGGCAGAAG GAGAGTTTACTCCAGAAATGCAATTGCGGATAAGGCAAGaaattgagaaggaaaagaaaacagaaccttggaaagaaaaattctttgaaaggtTTTATGGAGAAAA GTTGGGCATGTCAAGAGAGGAATCTATGAAGCTCACTTCTGGACCAAACAATGATGGAGCTGAAAGTGGTTCCTCATGTGGGACCTCTGGCCTTCCAGGTCTTTCTGCACAGACTCCTTTGGAAGAACAACAGCCAAAAAGCATGAAAAGTCCAACATCTCCAGAGCCTGATTTCTGTGCTACACTTTGTCCTATGGTAGATGCAGGTAAAGATGTAATGGCAGAATCAGAATCAGAAGACGTCTTGTTCCCTGAAGAATCTGTGATTCAGGAGGAAATTGCAGAAGAGGTAGAGACTAGTATCTGTGAATGCCACGATGAAAATCATAAGACGATACCTGAATTTTCTGAGGAGTCTGAAAGTCCAGCCAACTCTCATGAAGAGCCCCAAATAGCACCTCCTGAGGATAACTTGGAATCCTGTGTTATGATGAATGATGTTTTAGAACCATTGCCTCATATCGAAGTTAAGGTGGAAGAGAAATTAGAATCCCCCCAGGAAGAAATGTCAGTTGTTATAGATCAACTAGAAGTCTGTGACTCTCTTGTTCCTTCCACTTCATCTGTGACTCAGGTCAGTGACACAGAACATAAGGAGCCAGAAACTTCAACAGAGATTAATactccagaaataaaaacagggtCATCTTCTTTAGAAGGCCAATTTCCAAATGAAGGAATTGCTGTGGATATGGAGTTACAGAGTGATCCTGATGAACAGCTTTCTGAAAATGCTTGCGTCTCTGAAACTTCCTTCTCTTCTGAGAGCCCAGGGGGAGGCTGTACCAGTCTGCCGTCCCCAGGAGGGGAAACCCAGTCTACTTCAGAAGAATCGTGTGCTCCAGCCTCCCTTGAAACAACGTTTTGTTCTGAGCTGTCTAGCACTGAAAATGCAGACAAATATAATCAGAGGAATCCCACTGATGAAAACCTTCATGCATCTTTGATGGCAGAAATTTCTCCAATATCCACTTCACCTGAAATATCAGAAGCATCTCTAATGTCCAATTTACCTTTAACATCAGAAGCATCCCCGGTATCAAATTTACCTTTAACATCAGAAACATCACCCATGTCTGATTTACCTTTGGCATCAGAAACTTCTTCAGTGTCTTCCATGCTTCTCACATCTGAGACCACTTTTATAGCCAGTTTGCCACTTCCTTCAGAAACATCTCCAATTTCTAATTCTTCCATGAATGACAGAATGGCGCATCAACAAAGAAAGTCACCTTCCATATCTGAAGAACCACTGTCACCACAGAAAGATGAAGCTTCTGCCCCTGCCAAACCCCTGGGTGAGAGCCATGTCTCTCAGCAGAAGACTCTGTCTAGTACTCCTGAACCCATCAAAATGGGTTCTTCTTCCATTGCTCCTGAAGCATTTCCATCTGAAGAACTGCGCAATAAGACCCTGAGTCAGCAGCCTTGTAAATCGCATGCTGAAACTGAGAAGCCCTATCCTGCTTCAATTCCAGAACTTCCTTCTACAGAAATGATAAAAGTTAAAAGTCATAACGTCctgcaaagaacagaaaagaaaggggTGTCTTCACCCTTAGAACTCTCTGTCTTTtcagaagaaacagagagtaagGGAAATGAGCTTACATCCGCTAAATTACAGGAGAAGCAATATGTCTTATCAGTGGATAAGGCTTCGTATTCAGAAGGCTCCAGAAACAAAATGCATAAGCAAGGGAGCTCACAGAATCGGTTGGAGACCTCACATACTTCCAAGTTGTCGGAGCCCTCCAAGTCACCCGATGGGATACGAACTGAAAGTAGAGAATCCGAGATATCAAAGAGGAAAACTGCAGAGCAGCACAGCTTTGGGATCTGTAAGGAAAAGAGGGCTAGGATAGAAGATGATCAGTCAACCCGGAATATATCATCTAGCAGCCCACCAGAGAAAGAACAGCCTCCAAGAGAGGAACCCAGGGTTCCACCTCTCAAG ATCCAGCTTTCCAAAATCGGGCCACCTTTTATCATCAAGAGCCAACCAGTCTCCAAACCAGAGTCTCGAGCATCTCCCAGCACATCCGTCAGTGGTGGGAGGAACACAGGAGCCAGGACCCTCGCAGATATCAAGGCCCGAGCCCAGCAAGCAAGGGCCCAACGAGAGGCAGCGGCTGCAGCTGCTGTTGCCGCTGCTGCGAGCATCGTCTCCGGAGCCATGGGGAGCCCAGCAGAGGGTGGAAAGGCGAGAACCTTGGCACATATCAAAGAACAGACAAAGGCGAAGCTCTTCGCAAAGCATCAAGCCCGCACCCACCTCTTCCAGAACACTAAAGAGGCCCGGTTGCCTCCACTCTGCTCAAAGGAAGGGCCTCCAAGCTTAGAAGTCTCTTCTACTGAAACGAAAATTGAAGGTTCAACTGGTGTCATTATTGTCAATCCAAACTGTAGATCTCCTAGCAACAAGTCTGCGCACCTCCGGGAGACCACCACTGTATTACAGCAGTCTCTTAACCCGACGAAACTTCCAGAAACTGCCACTGACTTATCTGTGCATAGTTCTGATGAAAATATACCTGTGTCACATTTATCTGAGAAAATTGTTTCATCTACCTCTTCTGAAAATAGCAGTGTGCCcatgctttttaataaaaattctgtCCCTGTGTCTGTTTGCAGCACTGCTATATCGGGAGCAATTAAAGAACATCCCTTTGTGAGTTCTGTTGATAAATCCTCTGTTCTAATGTCTGTTGACAGTGCAAACACTACAATTTCTGCTTGTAATATAAGCATGTTAAAAACCATCCAGGGAACTGACACTCCATGCATAGCCATTATACCAAAATGTATTGAAAGCACTCCTCTTCCCGCCACTTCAGAGGACTCCAGCTTATCAAGTTCCATGGATGACAAGCAGTTGCTAATATCAAGCAGCAGTGCTAGTAACTTAGTCTCCAGTCAGTACACCTCTGTGCCAACTCCCTCCATTGGAAATAACTTGCCAAACCATCTCTCCACTAGCTCTGTCTTGATTCCCCCAACGGGAATTAACAACAGATTTCCTTCTGAGAAGATAGCCATGCCTGGGAGTGAAGAACAGGCCACCATATCCATGGGTACCACTGTGAGAGCAGCCCTCAGCTGCAGGGACTCAGTAGCAGTCACAGACACTCTGGTTGCACGCCCACCTGTCGCAATGTTTACTGGAAGCATGCTTACAATAAACTCTTACGATAATCCTCCCAAGTTAAGTGCTGAAAGCTTGGACAAAAGTTCAGGGCCTCGAAACAGGGCAGATAATTCTGGGAAACCTCAGCAACCTCCAGGGGGCTTTGCACCAGCAGCCATAAACAGATCAATTCCCTGTAAAGTCATCGTTGACCACAGCACCACGCTGACCTCCACTTTGTCTCTGACTGTCTCCATTGAAAGTGCAGAAGCCAACTTGGACCTCCAGAGCAGATCTGTGAGGACAGAAGCATCCGTACAGCCCATAGCATGTCCTCAGGTGTCTGTGATTAGCAGACCTGAGCCAGTTGCAAATGAAGGCGTAGATCACGGTTCTAGTTTCATTGCTGGTTCTGCAGCAAAACAAGACTGTAAAACGATTCAAGTTGCCTGCACAAGTCTCCGAGAAGTACCCCTTGTTGTTCCAGATAAGTTAAATGAGGTGACTGCTCCTAGTAATAGCTTTGCTGAGCAGGCACGTGGCCCAACCACTTTCAAAAGTGAAGCAGACACAACCTGTAGCAATCAGTATAATCCAAGCAATAGGATTTGCTGGAATGATGATGGGATGAGGAGCTCAGGACAGCCTCTGGTTAGTCACTCTGGTTCAAGTAAACAGAAAGACTATCTAGAACAGGGCTGTCCAAAGGCTGTCAAAACTGAACATGCCAGCTACTCGCACATGTCAGAACTTCACCCCAGGAATCTCATAACAAATGTCTCTCTCCCTGTGAAGTCTGAACCTCATGAAGTGGACAAGGGCTTTAGAATGGACACTGAAGACTtccctggccctgagctgcctCCTCCGGCTTCAGAGGCAGCCCCTAGTGTGCAACAGGCACAGAACTTGAAGGCTCCTACCTCTGGTCCCATGGAAGAGGCGATTTCCTTGTCTACAGACACCCTGAAAAGAGTTCCCAGTGCAGGGAGTTCAAGCTGTCGTCTGTCGTCTGTGGAGGCTAACAATCCCCTGGTGACACAGTTACTACAGGGTAACCTGCCTTTGGAAAAAGTGTTGCCGCAGCCCAGATTGGGAGCCAAGCTTGAAATCAACAGGCTTCCTCTGCCTCTTCAAACTACCTCAGTGGGTAAAACAGCACCAGAGAGGAGCATTGTTGAAATGCCGTCCAGCTCTCCAAATCCCGATGGGAAGGGCTACTTGGCAGGGACTCTTGCACCACTCCAAATGAGAAAGCGAGAGAACCACCCCAAGAAGAGAGTAGCCAGGACTGTGGGGGAACACACTCAAGTTAAATGCGAGCCAGGGAAGTTGTTGGGGGACCCAGATGTGAAAGGGGTGCCTTGTGTCATCAACTCGGGCATGAATCAGCTAGGACACAGCCAGCCATTTAAGCAAGAGTGGCTGACCAAGCACTCCATGCAGAACAGGATTGTTCACAGCCCTGAGGTCAAACAGCAAAAGCGGCTGCTCCCCTCCTGTAGCTTCCAGCAGAACCTATTTCATGTTGACAAGAATGGCGGCTTCCACCCTGACGCTGGTACCTCACACAGACAGCAGTTTTACCAAATGCCTATGGCTGCCAGGGGCCCCATTCCTCCTGCAGCTCTGATACAGGCCCCTGCCAAGCCCCCAGTGGGCTGTAATGCATTTGCCTTCAGTCGGCATCTTGAACAAAAGGGATTGGGAGAGGTTGGCCTTTCTTCAGCCCCTCACCAGCTAAGGTTAACCAACATGCTATCCCCCAACATGCCCATCAAAGAAGGGGATGACGCAGGAGGGGCTGCACACGCAATGCCAAACAAAGCACTGGtgcatcccccaccccctccgcccccaccccctccccctccccccctgGCGTtgcccccgcctcccccaccgCCACCTCCGCTACCTCCACCTCTTCCTAATGCAGAAGCCCCATCCGATCAAAAACAACCGCCAGTTACCATGGAAACCACTAAGAGACTTAGTTGGCCACAGTCCGCGGGCATATGTAGCAATATCAAATCGGAAcctctttcttttgaggaagggTTAAGCAGCAGCTGTGAACTGGGCATGAAACAAGTTTCCTATGAccagaatgaaatgaaagaacagtTAAAAGCGTTTGCgctaaaaaatgcagatttctctTCCTATTTGCTTTCTGAGCCACAAAAGCCTTTTACCCAATTAGCTGCTCAGAAAATGCAGGTGCAGCAACAACAGCAGCTCTGTGGAAATTATCCAACAATACACTTTGGTAGCACGAGCTTCAAAAGGGCAGCCTCTGCCATTGAAAAGTCCATTGGGATCTTGGGAAGTGGCTCCGCCGCTGCCACGGGCCTGCCTGGTCAGAACGCTCAGATGCCCGCTCAGAACTTCGCCGACAGCAGCAACAAGGATGAATTGGAACTGAAATGCTCTTGCCGGCTGAAAGCCATGATTGTGTGCAAAGGCTGTGGGGCCTTCTGCCATGACGACTGCATAGGTCCTTCGAAACTCTGTGTAGCTTGCCTGGTTGTGCGATAA